TGGACGCACACCGTTACACGTCATCGTCAATAATTCTGACCTTTCATAttcatatctatctatctatctaatacctttaaacgagcaattcttgtttatttatttatttatttatttatatatatatatatttcggggatctcggaaacggctctaacgatttcgatgaaatttactatatgggggctttcgggggcgaaaaatcgatctagctaggtcttatctctgggaaaacgcgcatttctgagtttttatatgttttccgagcaaagctcagtctcccagatatttagatataaataatGATTATGGGATTTATGGGTGACAACAACTTTCCCTAATCCAATCGCGTAGGAAACTTAAGTGACGTATCACCTCCAAAACCGTCGCCGAAACTTCAGTTTCGAATCAAAACTTATAACGAAATTCACGAAACTCTGTCATTGGCACTCAAATGTAGAAACTTGGTTAATCTGAATTATAGTGCCAAACTTGGAGGATTTTACAAAGATGTCGATTTGACGTTGACttctatttacctacttatggtTTTTATGTTTCGCATTCTATCAATAGAAAACCATAATTTTACAAGTACACATATACTGTCAGCAGCATAAGACTTAAGagtcattggcctttgcgtctattggtACCGACGAGttatggtgtaaaaccggagaGACCCGTTTTTTGGTGACTGTATAGACCGATGCGAGACTGACATGGAACGCAAGCCTGACAAGACGTCACTGAAACGCCTTGTCCTGGTTTTTACTCTTGTCACCGAGTGTGGCGAACCGACTCATCACAAAACTCGAACAACACAAGAGTCACATTCAATAGAAGAGGTACTCATAGGTTACCTACATGTAGCTATTTATTCCTTTTTTGCTACCTTATAGATTTAAAATTTAAGATGCTGCATAAGGTCCTCTTGGAcgatcccactaacccggggttaagcggttaaaccgttaaccgagtgtcaaattgtactggtaaccatggtaactccaggtttaaccggttaactccgggcATTAGAGGTCTTGTAAACCATAAAGGAAGCAACGTGTAAGTGGCCACGTGTACCGATACATTTGCAAATAAGCGGCCCATTACGGCAATCTATCTATCAAGCCAGACCCCTGGGGACCCCAGGCCATGTCTAACTCTAGATTTAATGCCCGCGTCTGCGTCTAATAGAGATGGTTGGCCTTCGAACGTGTAAATGGGTGATTCTTTTGGGATGGGTGTTTAATTTTGTCTAATTTTGATAGATTTGTATGTGAATTCTTTTATGTATTTTCAGTTTTATTCGCCGAATGCAGAAGCATTTAATTTCTCTTACCATTCCTTGAAATTGGTATGAAAAattggtaataaataataatgcatttaaataaaaaacgtgAATAAAAGATTATTCAGCTTATTCTTTTATatgaaaaataacttaaataactaagtacattaatttaaaaatatatttaattacaagtTTTTCCTTAATTAGTTAACTGGTCCCTTTCACAGAGTAAGATCCATCCGCATCATACATCCCTTTCTTCTTTTGTGGATAATACTCTTCTTTCCCATAAGAACTATACCCCTGGCCCTGGTAAGGCTCATGCTCATAATCATGATGTTTAAATACATGATGGCCATAACCGTGAGGACCAATATCATGACCATAGTCATGGAGACCAAAATCATGATGACCATAGTCATGGAGACCAAAAACATGATGACCATAGTCATGGTGACCAAAATCATGATGACCATAGTCATGGTGACCAAAATCATGGCCATAATCGTGTTCTATTTCTATGTGGGGTTCCCGTTTCGTTTCCTTTAGGTAGTGGATGAACCAGAGAACGaacttccatgctttgaagagTAGGGCGGCGAGAATGAAACCGTAGACTATTTTAAGGATGACCAGCTTGGTCACCACGGTGTAGGCGAAATGACCTGggaacaaagaaaataaatatgttaatgcAAATAGTATTAGTCCGTATGTCCGGATATTCTCCTCTAAGTATAGGTCTTATTTCTCAACCAATTCTCGTGAAACtatgtgagcaggttcgataattaggtaggtaaatgtttttttctatagattctgtttttttttttcaaaatggcgataCCATATTATGGGTGTCACGAGGTCTACAGCTACAACACTAGTAAACCGTGTAGGCAAAAGTTGTTAGGTGTGTCCTTAAACTTTAGGTACCTTACTAAACAAGCTGCTTAAATACTTATGCATTTGCTCATTGTATATTTTATCCAGTActtttagctaatattatttgtaacaacCATGCAGCTTTACCTGACTCACGGTTTCAAATATCCCAAAACATGGTCCAAAAAGTTGCTAGGCCGGTCATGCACATTATCATGATATTTATCATATCCGTGATAAGTAGGGTCCGCATGCTTGTACGTGGGCCACACGTCCGGGGCGTATTTGAATATGGCCAAGGCCCAGGCCATGACGACCATGGCCTTCATGCTGGCTATAACTAAGCCTATGGCCAGGGCTATCTTGTAGAGGCCAACTTTAGCAGCGAGGAGAAAAGCTAAGTGCGCTGCAACAAAGAGTTTCTagttttaaggatgactcacgttagaccgggccgtgtccgggccggagcttccggagcttcgttttctatggaaagtatcacgtgatcaccggtcatctgtcatagaaaagtaagctccggcccggactcgGCCCGGTATAACGTGAGTCTTCCTTTAGGggtcaaattttttttaatatgattttTATGGGATGCATAAATCGATAAGATGGCGGACCGACTTGGACACAATACGAAATAGTGGAAAAAACACAGGACCCAGTGAACAAAAAGGCCTTTACCTAAACCGTGACACTAAAATaggataaataataaatgttaaatataTGTTTACCCACTTAAATAAATGGCCAGGGCTGGGCATGACGACCATGGCCTTAATGCTTGCAATGACTAGGGCTATGATAGAGCTATTTTGAGTTAGGCTCCGACACGTCGAAGTAAAcagaatattataatataacaaaaacTAGGCGTTTTCTAAAACTGATATTACAACACCTCAATAAGTACTGAAAGATCCCTGACAATGGTactataaataatattctaATCTTATGAGTAGAGCTGGAGCAGCTAGCAACTTTCGGACCAACCCGCGTAACTCCTGGGCCGCGAataaccgcgaaaattgaaGTTCGCAAatctttcactctaattacgccttcattggagtaaaagagaaagatccccgcaatttgcgcgGTTTCCGCGGAGCCCCTCTACTATTATAATATTCTTTGAATGCCAGCTGTCACAAAAGCCCCTGAAGAACCTATATTAGCAATCGGTATGCAGGTAAACATTGCATGTTAAAAAGTATGCTTTTGATAAAATAGCATTAATAAAGTATGactttttttagtttaaaaaatCGGTTTTAATCTAGCGCCTCAGACCGTGAACTCAAAACACACCAAGAAAGCAAATataaaagattttattttaactgtagGGAAGGCCACTTCAATGTAATATATATTGGCAAAAGTTAACCCTAAGGAAGGaaaccttaaaaaacaaaaaaaaatacgaccTAGTTTTTCATATAGATATGGATCGCGCGTAATCTCAGTTACAGTATTCCAGCCATTTATCCACTggcatcaaaataaataatgctttggtttattttacatttccttttctcaaaattactttaatgcaattaatCAAATGTGAAATTATTCCCCCTCAGATTAAACAGCACCAAAATCTGCGAACTACACCTAATTTCCTTGAGAATTTCATTTGCCAAGTGCGCGCCGAATAACCTAAGTACGCAAAGTCAAATCAAAGGGTtattaaaactgaaattgaGCTTTATGTTGTTTAGTAATTAGGTTAAATTTTAAGTATCAAAAAAGTGA
This region of Cydia amplana chromosome 4, ilCydAmpl1.1, whole genome shotgun sequence genomic DNA includes:
- the LOC134647578 gene encoding uncharacterized protein LOC134647578, whose product is MKSYMNCLVAILLTFYGVDGAENDTEVSEARGHGKYALLSHFAYTVVTKLVILKIVYGFILAALLFKAWKFVLWFIHYLKETKREPHIEIEHDYGHDFGHHDYGHHDFGHHDYGHHVFGLHDYGHHDFGLHDYGHDIGPHGYGHHVFKHHDYEHEPYQGQGYSSYGKEEYYPQKKKGMYDADGSYSVKGTS